The nucleotide window GGAACAACTCAATGCAATATTGTGTTATTCCTCCGATTGATTGTGCTAGGTGTACAATCTTCTACTCCATAAAAACTAGTTTCAGTGTGTCTGCGGAGAATAGACTGGGTTCTCTACCCCATCTACCACGTACTGAACACACGTGAACCTGTAACAGCGAAACCGATACGGGCGATTGGTTAGAGATACGCCGAGTCCCAGCGCGAGGGACGGCGCTTATTCCCGCAGTTGTTACAGATGACTCTTCCCATCGAGTCCATCGACACCTCGAAACTCTCGCAGTTGCCACAGAAGTAGCCGTACCGGTTTGCGCGTTCCTCGTCGACGTAGCTGACGTAGAACGGTGCCTGTGAGCCGCGGTCGCTCTCGTCGAATGCCACGTAGACAGTCCTGCTGTCTACCGTACGAGGGTCGAGAGGGGCTGCGACCTCGTCTTCGGTTCCGAGGAACTTTTCGAAGACTCGTTCGTCGTACTGTTCCGAACCGAGGTCGATACGACGACTATCGACTTCCTCGTAGCCGTGGTGTTCGTAGAAGTCGGCCCCTAGTTCGTTGAGTTCGAGGACTTTTCCCGTCAGACGCGCGGCTCCGTGGTCGACGAGACCTTCTTCAGTCCGGGTAAGGAGCCGAGCCCCGATACCGCGGTCTCGGTGCTCAGGGTGGACGTGTAACCAACTGATTTGACCGGTAACGTCTCCTTTGCCCCTGAGATAGCTCTGTGAGAACGCGACGATGTCGCCGCTATCGTCACAGACGAGAAAGAGTGTGTTATCGTCGTCGAGTTCGGCTGTGAGTTCATCGTCGCCGTACCACTCCTCGACCGAGCTCTCGATGAGCGTTTCGTCGAGTGCGTGGCCGTACGACGCCACAAGCGAGTCGTGTGCAACTTCTCGGATGCCGTCGGTGTCCGCTGTCGTCGCCTCACGGATGTCCATAGAGAGTGTGTGGTACGATAACATAAAAATGTAGCCGCGGCCAGATGTTTTTCGCGCGGATGGACGATATCTGAGAGCCGAGAACGAGGGCGATGGAACCCCGAAAAAGCGAGCAACAACGGGTGATACGACAGATACCCGCTCACACGACTGCTAGCAGGATAAAGACACCACCCCCGACTCCGGCCGCCACGCCGACTCCTCTGGCTAATCTATCTCCCCATTTAACTACGCGCTCCAGTGATAACAGCACCGTGATAACAGCCATCCACAGGATGTTCATCGACCCGACGACTACCATGACGGCGAACAACGCCCAACAGCATCCCACACAGAAGACGCTGAATCGGAAACTCATCCGTGCTGCCCCGCGAATTCCTGGCTGGTGAAATTCCATCAGAAAGCCGAGTGGCGTCCGGCAGTATTTCAGACACCGGTGCTTGTACGGAGACAGTTGATACGCCGATAGTAACACGAGCGTTCCACCGAACAGAAGCGTACTGTGCTGGTTTGCGATGGTCGCAATCGGTAGTACGGCGTTCACGATGAGTGGGATGATGCCGGTAAGCGCCCAGACGAGTGCATACGTCCCCATGAAAGCACTCACGCGTGCTGCCTTGCCTGCCTTGGTCGTCCCGTCTATCGTTTTGTAGTAGAGTCGGAACAGCGGTACCGACGATGGGTACATCATTGCGACCATCATCACGCCCCACATGACCAGATAGAGGCTGACACCGGTCAGTCCATTCGAGAGTGCCATCGCTTCTGGCGCTCCAGGGTCGGACATGTGGAGTCCCGATACTGACCCCGGCATCGGGAGCCATCGCGCCATGATTGCTACCCACGCGAGGAGTGCGATTCCGTAGGTGAAGAGCGCGACGAACGGCATCTGTCGAAGGCTGAACTGGTCTCGAAGCGAGGTTCGCGTGGGCATTGCGTGGGTTGGCAGATGCGTCAGGTGTTCTGTATCAGGTGTTCGCTAGCTCGAAATCCCCAAGGTACGAGTTGTTCCCGGAGACGTCCCACGCGAAGTCGTCGTCGTACGACACGGTCGCTGTCGTCGACTTCCCGGTCTGCATCTCCCGGCTTTTCGTGAGTGGATGAGGTGAGATGGTCCCGAGTTCCTCATTGAATCCGGGGATGCCGACAACTTCCATGGAGGCGACATCACCGATTGAGACGGAGATATCGGCGTCGTCCCGGATGAAGGTGATTGGGATACTCGTGACCTCCGCGCTTTCGACGTGGGCGTCGGCAACGGCGGCCCAGATTCCTCCGGCCCGGCCGAGGTAGATATCTTCGAGTGCGGCTTGTTGCTCGCCGTCGGCGTCCTCATCGACGAGGAGCACGATGTGCCACGCGACATCGGGGTCGAACATGACTCCCTCGTCCGTATACACGAGCATTCCTACCGCCAACCCGCCCAAGTCGACATCTCCATAGTGTCCGTCTTGGATGTCCCACGCGAGTGAAACCGTGCAAACATCGCCGTCAGGTGGTTCTAACCAGATACACTGACACGCGATATCGCAGTTGCATGCTTCAACGTAATCGCCTGTAAGGTGCCATTCTTCGGTCATCGTAGTAATGGTGTGTCATATGTCATCATTAATCATATTAAGTCTACTGTCAGTCGTCGTGAGGACCACTCAGTTGGTTTACTGGCATCACCGACAACGGTGGGTGCTCAGTTGGGCGCGTTCCGGCCCGGCTTCCCCACTCCGGCCGAAGTCGGGCTCACTCCAATCGCCCCCCGAGGTGGATCAGTCAGCCACTCCTTCGAGAGTGTCCTCTAAATGTGCAACTGGGTATCGCAGCCACCGCAGCGATGTCCTTGTTTCGTCTAATAGCACCCCACTGTTTCCGGAGTAAAGCCTCTATTCATGCCTTCACACACTGGAATTCGGCGATAACCGCTAGCGAGGAAACTACAGTTGTAACGTTATATCTGTGTGGCCTCCAGTAAGTCAACTCTCCCGATTCGAACCTCTCGACCACTGAAGTGACCTCCAGTGTGACACCGCCGAAGAAAGGAATCGTCGGCTCGATTAGCGCCTCGAGTTTGGTATATCCCAACTACAGGCTCATGTCGTTCGGAGACGGACATATGTATGTGACAAAGGACACACGCAGCAACATCACTGGCTTACCAGACGACCTCGGAATCGGGGACGACCTGACACGGTCACAGCAGCGCGTCTCGATTCACGTCGACACCCGCAGGTACGGAAAACCCATGACCGTTGTCGAAGGACTCGACCTTCCGCGCGGCGAACTGGAGTCCCTCGCGTCGACCTTGAAACGCCGCCTCGCAGTTGGCGGGACGATTTCCGATGCGGGTACTATCGAACTCCAAGGCGAACACAGCGACCGTCTCGAAGCAGCACTCCGTGAGGAAGGCTTCGACGTACTGACCTAATCGGTCACAGCCATCTATGCGAATACACTCACCCATATATTTGGCACGCGGTAACGATGGGCAAGAAATAAACGGATGGTTCCCGAATCATCAGGGGAATATGCAAGCAACCGAGCGCCCAACGTTCGAATCTGAGGCCAGCAAACGGATTTATGAGTACGTTGAGCGACACGGGACCGCGAAGCGGAACGTGCTCCTCGATATCGCTCCCGTTTCGTCCGACGAATTCCAAGTCGAGCTTGATCGCTTGAAGTCGAGAGGGTACCTGGAAGAAGACGGTGGAACGCTCCAGTTAGCGCTCAAAGTCGGTGCGATCGAAGAGTACGAGTCCGACGTCGGGGTGGTCACTATCCGACCCGCCCGCCAGCAGGATTTCCAGGGTCTCGTCGACACCATTCGAGACGTCACGGCGGAGGAGACGTACGTCGTCGCCGAAAGTATCGCCGAACAACTCCTCTACGAGGAGACAGTCACGCGCCATAATCAGATAAAGTCTCGCGTGTTCTTCATCGCCGCAATTGACGACGAAGTCGTCGGCTGGACGCACCTCGACCTCCCCCAGTTAGCGAAGGTTCAGGAGACCGCACAGCAGACTGTTGGTGTCAAAGAGGAGTATCACGGCCACGGTATCGGCAGTCAACTCCTGCAGCGAGGACTCGATTGGGCTGAGGCAAACGGCTATCGGAAGGTCTACAATAGCATTCCAATGACGAACGACCGTGCCATGGAATTCCTCGGTGCGCATGGCTGGGAGACTGAGGCGATTCGCAGAGACCATTATACGATCGACGGCGAGTACGTCGACGAAGTGATGATGGCGTATCGATTCTGAGTTGCAACCTGCTACTCCTCAGACTCCAACACGCCAGATAGTGAACGAGTGGTGCGTCGGTCCCGGTACGTGAGCACTGAAGCAGCTGTGAACCACGCTTTCAGGAAGTGGACAGACGCTTTACGCCAAGCCCGAGTGAGCCACCGAGTGTTCCGAGGATAAGTGCGGCAATCAGTCCGACAACGCCGGCCCATACGACTCGGAAGAGTGGGCCTGGCGGTTTTCCAGTGATGCCGACTCCACCGAGATGAATTCCGAACCCTGCTTCGAGGGCGAAAGCGAACAGCCACGTTCTCCGTAGCCCGCCATCACGAACAGCAATGAGAGCACTTAGCGCAAGAAGGCCGACAGCAAGAAACTCCCACCGGATAATTTCAACGAGCAGGTCGACCCTCGAAACGACGGTGAAAAAGACAGCCGAACAACTGAACAATCCAACCGCAACTAGCAGTGTTTGAATGCGCTGGTACCGGGAGGGATTAGCCCCACGTAACAACGTCATAGTCTAGTGATTGTGGTTGTCTGACATATGTGTGCCGTGGGTTGTATTCAAATACTGTAAACATATACAATATATAAATTCGTATTACGAATATGGTAGTTGTATATGAATTACTATATTCAAATATTGGCCCTGTTTCACTGGAATCCGGTTCTATACCCTCTCTCGTAGGGTGTCTGAGGGTGATGAGTTCTGTACCGTGAAGTGTCTCGGAGTCAACTCCTGTGGTATTTGCCCTGTACTTCTGTGAAGTCAGATAATGATTCTAAAGTATCGTACTTTGAAGTATCTCCAACGGTTGTCGCCACGACGGGCGAGACCGCGTGGACGTACATGGGTAAATCCGTTCCCGTATCACGTTTCTTTCGGCACGTTCGGAATTCACGTCGCCGCTAGTACTCGGCGTTGCATTGACGATTGTCGTGTGAAGGGTCGCCCACGGTTTTGTAACGTCACGCACCCTACATCAGTGCGATGACCGAGACAGAACATCCGCACGGTAACGAGACCGACATCATCCTGTACGGTGGGAAAGGTGGCGTCGGAAAGACGACCTGTGCGGCGGCGCACGCCCTCGCACTTTCGAAGCAGAGGGAGGGAAAGACGCTCGTCGTCTCGACCGACCCTGCCCATTCACTCGGCGATGCTTTCGAACGTGGGCTTAGTGGGGAGCCTACGGAGATTACTGACTCGTTGAGTGCTATCGAAGTTGACTCCGAAACCGGACAGAAGGCCTACCAGCGTGTCGTCGAGGCTCTCGCCGACGAGTTTCGCGACGCCGGGTTACGGCTGGGGGACGACGATTTGGAGCGGCTATTCGAGTCCGGACTCGTCCCCGGTGGCGACGAGGTGGCCGCACTGGAGTACATCGCCCGCTACGCTGACGCCGGGTACGACCACGTCGTGTTCGATACTGCGCCAACTGGACATACACTCCGTCTACTCGACCTGCCTGAGGTGCTCGGAGAGACACTCGGTGTTGCTGGTGACGTTCAACGACGCGTCCGACGGACTGCACAGGCGGCCAAGAGCGTGTTCCTCGGGCCAGCGGCGTACTGGGGCGCAAGTGGCAACTCTGACGAGATGGTGTCGCTGCAAGAGCGTGTGGGTTCGGTTGGTGAGTTGTTGCGTGACCCTTCGCGGACCAGTTTTCGCGTGGTGCTCACTCCAGAGCGGATGGCGATTGCTGAAGCTGAACGGTTAGTTGAGAGACTCGGTGAAGCGTCGGTTTCGGTCGACTGTGTAGTGGTAAATCGTGTCTTCGAGAATTTCGAAGAGTGTCGTTGTGAACGATGTCAGCGTGATGCTGAGCGACATCGGAAGCGCGTAGAAGAGATTGAGGAGCGGTTTTCGTTGCCGCTCCGGCGTGTGCCACAGTTGGAGGGTGAGGCACAGGGCGTAGCTGCGCTTGAGAGATGTGGGGAGTATCTGATGAGGTAGTCAGTTAGAATATATTAGAAAAATATTAAGTTAAAACTATTATATTGTTTCATACATTGACAACTCCGCGTTCTCTCTCCCCCTTGGAAGGTCTATAATAGTGGATATCTGTCTGCATACTCAGTTTCCGGCTGTTTTCCTGTCCTAAATCTAAAGCGACCACTGAGCCTCAGAGTTCAATCGGCTATCTCAGCACATCTGTATCAGAATGGAATCATATAGAGTTCAAATTATTAATATGTTTATCACCGGACGGAAAGCCTACCCTGTTATGGCCGCGAGTAGCGGTCTCAGCCGAGCAGTCGGACAACTGGTCCGAGAAAGTGAAGATAGGTGGCGAGAAATGAAGTAGTTGGAATTTCAACAAGACTGTATGGCAAATACCGTCCTCATTGATGGTGTCCGGACACCCCACGGAACACTGCTCGGAGCGCTCGCTGATGTTGCGGCTGTTGAACTGGCACGGACGGCAATCGACGGCTTGCTCGACCGAACCAGCGTGCCTGCTGACGAGGTTGAATGGGTTTCGCTCGGCAATGCCATCCAGGCCGGTATTGGGCAGGTCCCAGGGAGACAGGCGGTAGTCGAGTCGACCCTCCCAAACGACACGCAGACCACGACGGTGAACGAGGCCTCCGGGTCTGGAGTCCGTGCCATCACGCTCGCAGCCGACCGGATTAGTGCTGGACGGGCTACGTTCGCCATCGCCGGTGGCTTCGAGTCGATGACGAACGCCCCGTGGATACTTCCCGACTACCGTAAGGGGCGACGATACGGCGACGTCACGATACGTGATTCGATGATTCTCGACTCGTTGTGGGACGTGAACCTCGACGTGCACATGGGTGAGATCGCAGAACGACTCGTCGACCGGCACGACGACACGTACGACCTCTCCCGGGAGGCACAGGACCGCTACGCGCTCGAGAGCCACAAGCGGGCCGCGGCAGCCATCGAGGCTGGTGACTTCGACGAGGAAATCGTCCCCGTGGAGACGCCAGACGGCCGCGTCGAACGTGATGGGGGACCGCGGCCGGATTCGACGATGGACGACCTCGCAAGCCTCCCCAGCGCGTTCCGTGACGACGGAACCGTCACCGCCGCCAACGCCTCGAAACTCTCAGATGGCGCGGGCGTCGTGCTCCTGGCCGCCGACGCCGCTGCTCAGGAGATGGGCGTCGATCCGATGGCCGAACTAGTCGACTACCGCATCGTCTATCGCGACCCCGACGAGTTCAACGAGGCGGTCGGTGACGTCGTCGAGACGGTGCTCACCGAGAACGATCTCACGGTCGACGACATTGGGACCTGCTGGATAAACGAGGCCTTCGCTGCGCAAGCGGTGTACGTCATGGAGCGGGTCGGTATCCCCCGTGAAAAGATGAATCCCCGGGGCGGGGCTATCGCGTTTGGCCACCCTATCGGTGCCTCTGGAGGCATGATTACGGCGGCAATGGCCCACGAACTCCACGCCGAGAATCTGGAATACGGGCTCTCAGGGATGAGTATCGGGGGCGGCGGCGCTATCATGTCGCTCTGGCGTCGTCGCTAACCACCTGCCCGGTAGGAGAGCCACTCGATTTCTGTCGTTCCGAGAAACGACCGGGGCGAGGTCAGGCATCGAGCAACTGCGCGACCGCATCGACATCCGTGAGGTACGCAATCTTGTGGCTCTCACCGTTATACCGGTCAAGGCGGACTGTCCCAAACCAGTCGGGGAGTCTAGAGGCGAGGAACCCGTCGCCAATGGTTACGTCGGATATGTCTTCTCGGGGAATCGACCACTGTGCCTCGCTAGTTAGTGTGTTGTGGGCGACGACAGCGTCGGGATACACACGATAAACGAGGTGCCCGCCCACGATCCATCCGACGGCGAGTTGTGCAAGCACTCGAACGGCGACGACAACCGCGGCACCAGCCACAACGCCGATAGCTGGACCGTGGGGAGTACCGAATAAGTTACTGCCAACCAACATCCCTGTCAGTCCGCCGAGGAGGACGAAAAAAAGCGTAGGCCCGAGGAACGAAGAGAGCACACCGACGAACACCGAGGTGGTGAATTCGGCGCGTTGGTCGGTGTGGAACGCTGCGACTGGTTCACCGTCAGGGACCTCGACCGTAGATTCCTCGCCGGCCGTTTTGTCGATGAACATCGCCGACTGGACGAAGCCGGGGTTTCGGAGTTCGAGGACGTCGTACACGACTTTGGAGCCGACGAGTACGAGTCCGAGTTCGACCCGAGTGACACCGGCCGCCTCGACAACCCCAACGACGAACGGCGCGACGAACGCGAGGATGAACAATAGCGCCAGATGCGTTTTGGAGACACCACCGGTCGCGGAGACTGTCTCGTACTCGCCTGACTGGAACCAGTCAACCAGTTTGAATAGTTGGCTGACGAGAATGGCAAGCACGCCGAGGGCGGCCGACACTGGCAGTACGAACGTCTCGACAACCGGGGTAACGACGCCAGTCAACATGAGCCCCCCAAACGGCCAGAATGCGACAAGCGGGATCAGCGTTAGCAGGGTATACGGGACGTTCTGCGGATACACTGGGGGAAGCCAGCGGGCGGGGCGAAAGCCGCCTCGAACGTCCGCGAGGATTTTGAGCGGAAACGGTGCTCTCGTCCCCGTCGGTCTGTACTCTTTGGAGGGTGGTAACGCGGCAAACAACGATTGGGCGGCTTCCCGGGTGACGGCGACTCCCGCCTCGAACCAGTAAAACAAGAGGACCAAGTGCGGGTCCCAGCTAAATTCGAACACACCCATGAGCAACACCAGGTTCGAGAGTGCCATCACGGACAGTGTCCGTCGGTACTTGTTGACGTCCATCCTGTGAAAGAAACACGAGATATGACGCATGAAAAACTATCGATACGACCGGTGTCTGTTGATTTTCGTCTTGGTTTCGATTTCCGGTGATCGACACCGTTCGTTGTGGAGTTTCTGATACGAAACTACCCCATCGTTAATGTAAATAGAGAATCAAATATCGAGTATGGAGGGAGAGTTGCTCGTCTACGGGTCGTACGGGTACACGGGGTCGCTAATCGCACACAGGGCCGTCGCCGACGACGCATCACCGACGATTGCGGGGCGACGAGCCGAACCACTCGAACAACAAGCGACCGAACTCGGCGTTGACCACCGCGTGTTCAGTCTGGAGCAGCCAGCAATCGTCGAAGACCAACTCGCGGACGTCGACGCCGTGTTGAACTGTGCAGGTCCGTTCGTGACTACTGCAGACCCACTGGTGGACGCCTGTCTCGAAACCGGAACCGACTATCTCGACATCGCCGGACGGGTCCAAATACTCGAAGCCGCTGCCAAGAGAGATGCCGACGCCGAGCAGGCTGGGATTACTGTCCTCCCTGCCGTCGGTTTCGACGCGGTGCCAACGGACTGTCTCGCCGCTATCCTCGCCGAGGAAGTCCCGAACCCCGACCGGCTAACGATGGCGATTGATGGTCTCGGGACCTTCTCTCCGGGAACAGTGAAATCGATTATCAAAAGTCTGGACCGGTCGGGTGCCGTCCGTGAAGACGGAGCGGTTCGGAGCGTTCCGGTCGCGTGGAAGACCCGTACGTTCGACTTCGGCGTTGAAGAGAAAACCGGCGTAACCGTTCCGTGGGGAACGGTCTCGACCGCCTACTATTCGACCGGCATCGAGAACATCGAGACGTATGCGACGGTCCCAGACATCGCGGTCAAAGTGATGCGCCGGATTCGTCCCCTCTCCCCGCTGCTGTCTTCGTCGCTCCTGCAGAGACTTCTCGTATCCGCCGTGGACCGAGTCGTCTCGGGACCGACGCCGGACCAACGCGCCCAGAACACGAACCGAATCTGGGCAGAAGTCACGAACGACGATGGGAGCCGGGCTGTGGCACGGCTTACGACGCCCGATACGTACGAGTTGACAGCGGCGACAGCCGTCGAGTCGGCACGCCGTGTTCTCGCGGGCGACGTCGAACCGGGATTCCAGACGCCGGTTTCGGCGTTCGATTCCGACTACGTAACCGAATTCGACGGCGTAACGCTAAACCGCGAAGAATCCGTCTGAACGCCGCGGTGACTTCGATAGTACTGCCGTCGCAGCCGGGTTAGTCGCTTCGCTCGGGTTCGTCGATAGCTCGTACTTGCACAGGTCGGATACGGACGACTACCCGAGGGTTCGGTTCGTCGTCGAGGTTCGGATACTCCGGCACGTCCATGAACTTCCGGGCGATGTGATGGACGTGTTCGACAGCGCCGTCTTCGGTTACACCGACGACCTCTCCGCTAATCGAGAGGTACCGGTACGGGTCGTCCGGATCGGTTACCGACACCCCAACGTTGGGATTGTTCCGGATGTTGCGTTCTTTTCGCCGCCCGCGCATGGTGTTGAACAGGACGTGTTCGCCGTCGTACTCGGCAAAGACAGGTGTGACGTGTGGCATGCCGTCGGGGAGGACGGTCGCGAGCTGTACGGGTGCACCGCGTTCAAACAGGTCCTGGAACTCCACGGGAATCGACGCCATACCCTAAGATTTCGTGTGCTACGGGTGAAAGGGTTACCCGTTGAAGAGAGATACTTCGTCGGGACAGGTGGTGAGAAGGACTTCAAGGCCTCTCTCGACGGAATTTATGATCAAAAGATATGTGTGTTCGTCACATATGCTGAGACAGCGAGTGATATCCGAATCTCCCACCCGCAGGACGATCGTCACAGTGGTTGCAGCAGCGCTTGCTGGCTGTACCGGAGACGGTGATGGTGATACGCCGACGTCAACGCCGATATCAGATAACTCAACGCTCGGCGACACCACGCCGATGGGGGATTTGCGGCTCACCAGTCCAGCCTTCGAGGATGGCGAAGCGATTCCGCGGAAGTACGGCCACGACGCCCAGAATATCAACCCGCCACTGTCGATTGAGAAGGCTCCACCAGAAACCCAGTCGCTGACGCTTATCATGGACGATCCCGACGCGGTTGACCCTGCCGGTAAGGTCTGGCTTCACTGGATTGTCTGGAATATCCCACCCGCTCGCACAGACATTCCCGAAGCTTGGAAGCCTACAGAAGCCATCGAGGGAACCAACGACTTCGGCAATCGCGACTACGATGGCCCCGCTCCACCTGATGATCGACACACCTATCGATTCAAACTGTACGCTCTCGATACGACCCTCGGCCTCCCACGAACGGCGAACAAACGTACTGTCGAAAAAGCCATGCAGGGCAAGCGGTTGGCACAAACGGTATTAAAAGGGACATACGCACCCTAAGGCCAGTTTGGCAGCTGATGTCAGTACGGAGAATCAGCGTCGGGCTCGTTCCGTGACTGCATACAATTGCTGTCGGTGACAATCTGTGGAATGTGTCCTCTGCATCTCGTCCGCCATCCGTTTGCGTGGCTTCTTCAGGCCTGTCTCGATTATTGTGTCAGTCTCAGCAGATCAGAGTAGCGGTAGAGGACCAGCACCCAATCACAGCTGGGTCGCGTGTTCGGTACGAACGGGAGACAGGTCTGCGCTACGAGGTCGATGCACACCACCCGAGTGGGGAACCTTCCTTCGCTCCACTACACAAAACCGACTGATGATGAGCCGTGATGTCAGTCGCTCACAGTGGTTTCGGATAAGCGTCTGCTTGGTGCGATGCACAAACCAGCCTAACCCAGTGAGCTGGCATGTCCTTTAGTGCGTTACCACCTATAATCTAGTATGTTGGTGAGTCGACGCCCGTGGAAACGACTGCTACTCGGACTAGTTGCAGTTTTCGCCCTGTACGGAATCGTCGCCCTCCCCTCGCTGTACGGCGACTTCCTCTGGTTTGCCGCCTTGGGATACGACTCCGTGTTTCTCACGATTCTCGCGTACTGGACTGTTTTGTTCGTCCTGACCGCGGGAATCAGCTTCCTTGTTCTCTCCACCAACTACCGTATCGCCACACAGAACCTCCGACGAATCGACGCTCCTGCACCGCCGTGGACCTATCGGGCAGGTATCGTCGTCTTCTCCGTTCTCATCGGCCTCATCCACGCGTCGGCGTGGGATACCGTTCTCCGGTTTCTCCATGCCACCCCGTTCGGCGTGGCCGACCCGATCTCCGGACGGGATGTCGCCTTCTACGTCTACACGCTGTCGTTTCTGAACCTTGTCGTGGGGTATCTCCTCCTCGTCGCCGCGGCGGGGACCGTCCTGTCGCTGTCGCTCTACAGCCGTCAGTTCGTCGCCACCGCTGGAACAGTCTCTGACAGCGGGAACTCCTCCGATGTCTGGGCTTACTTATCGTATCTCAGAGAGTACGCCTATGCGCACGTCACGACCAATGTCGGGGTCCTGATGGTCCTGCTGGGTGCCGTGTTCGCCCTTGACCGGTACGAGCTGTTTTTCTCCCCCCGCGGTGCCGTCTTCGGGGTCGGGGCCACCGACCGGACAGTGTTCTTACCCCTCCTCGGACTTCTAACCGTGACCGCTCTCATCGGCGGTCTCGTTGTCCTTGCTAACACGCGGTTTCAGGACGCCCGTGCGGTGTACGTACCCATTGCCCTGCTGGTCGGGTTCTTCCTCGTTGGCAACGCCGCTGGAGCCATCTATCAGGGCTTCGTCGTCGAACCGGACGAACTCAACAAAGAGGAGAAGTACATCAAAAACGAGATCGAGTTTACCAACCGGGCGTACGCACTTGACCGAATCGAAGAGCGTGAGTTCCCCGTCTCCGAGACACTCACCCGGGAACAGATCGACGATAATCGGGGGACCATCGATAACGTGCGGTTGTGGGACCCCAGACCTCTCTTGAAGACGTACAACGAACTCCAAATCTTCCGGACCTACTACCGGTTCACTGACGTCGACATCGACCGGTACGAAGTAGACAACCAGGAGACGCAAGTGATGGTGTCTGCCCGCGAAATCGAATTTCGGGCACTTCCACCCGAGTCGCAGACGTGGGTCAACCGACACCTCGTCTACACCCACGGATTCGGCGTCGCCATGTCCCCCGTCAGCACGGTCACGGCGGACGGCTTACCCGCATTCTACATCAAGGACATCCCG belongs to Haloferax mediterranei ATCC 33500 and includes:
- a CDS encoding DUF1326 domain-containing protein, with the protein product MTEEWHLTGDYVEACNCDIACQCIWLEPPDGDVCTVSLAWDIQDGHYGDVDLGGLAVGMLVYTDEGVMFDPDVAWHIVLLVDEDADGEQQAALEDIYLGRAGGIWAAVADAHVESAEVTSIPITFIRDDADISVSIGDVASMEVVGIPGFNEELGTISPHPLTKSREMQTGKSTTATVSYDDDFAWDVSGNNSYLGDFELANT
- a CDS encoding DUF6498-containing protein — translated: MDVNKYRRTLSVMALSNLVLLMGVFEFSWDPHLVLLFYWFEAGVAVTREAAQSLFAALPPSKEYRPTGTRAPFPLKILADVRGGFRPARWLPPVYPQNVPYTLLTLIPLVAFWPFGGLMLTGVVTPVVETFVLPVSAALGVLAILVSQLFKLVDWFQSGEYETVSATGGVSKTHLALLFILAFVAPFVVGVVEAAGVTRVELGLVLVGSKVVYDVLELRNPGFVQSAMFIDKTAGEESTVEVPDGEPVAAFHTDQRAEFTTSVFVGVLSSFLGPTLFFVLLGGLTGMLVGSNLFGTPHGPAIGVVAGAAVVVAVRVLAQLAVGWIVGGHLVYRVYPDAVVAHNTLTSEAQWSIPREDISDVTIGDGFLASRLPDWFGTVRLDRYNGESHKIAYLTDVDAVAQLLDA
- a CDS encoding thiolase family protein encodes the protein MANTVLIDGVRTPHGTLLGALADVAAVELARTAIDGLLDRTSVPADEVEWVSLGNAIQAGIGQVPGRQAVVESTLPNDTQTTTVNEASGSGVRAITLAADRISAGRATFAIAGGFESMTNAPWILPDYRKGRRYGDVTIRDSMILDSLWDVNLDVHMGEIAERLVDRHDDTYDLSREAQDRYALESHKRAAAAIEAGDFDEEIVPVETPDGRVERDGGPRPDSTMDDLASLPSAFRDDGTVTAANASKLSDGAGVVLLAADAAAQEMGVDPMAELVDYRIVYRDPDEFNEAVGDVVETVLTENDLTVDDIGTCWINEAFAAQAVYVMERVGIPREKMNPRGGAIAFGHPIGASGGMITAAMAHELHAENLEYGLSGMSIGGGGAIMSLWRRR
- a CDS encoding DUF2182 domain-containing protein; protein product: MPTRTSLRDQFSLRQMPFVALFTYGIALLAWVAIMARWLPMPGSVSGLHMSDPGAPEAMALSNGLTGVSLYLVMWGVMMVAMMYPSSVPLFRLYYKTIDGTTKAGKAARVSAFMGTYALVWALTGIIPLIVNAVLPIATIANQHSTLLFGGTLVLLSAYQLSPYKHRCLKYCRTPLGFLMEFHQPGIRGAARMSFRFSVFCVGCCWALFAVMVVVGSMNILWMAVITVLLSLERVVKWGDRLARGVGVAAGVGGGVFILLAVV
- a CDS encoding ArsA family ATPase; the encoded protein is MTETEHPHGNETDIILYGGKGGVGKTTCAAAHALALSKQREGKTLVVSTDPAHSLGDAFERGLSGEPTEITDSLSAIEVDSETGQKAYQRVVEALADEFRDAGLRLGDDDLERLFESGLVPGGDEVAALEYIARYADAGYDHVVFDTAPTGHTLRLLDLPEVLGETLGVAGDVQRRVRRTAQAAKSVFLGPAAYWGASGNSDEMVSLQERVGSVGELLRDPSRTSFRVVLTPERMAIAEAERLVERLGEASVSVDCVVVNRVFENFEECRCERCQRDAERHRKRVEEIEERFSLPLRRVPQLEGEAQGVAALERCGEYLMR
- a CDS encoding GNAT family N-acetyltransferase encodes the protein MQATERPTFESEASKRIYEYVERHGTAKRNVLLDIAPVSSDEFQVELDRLKSRGYLEEDGGTLQLALKVGAIEEYESDVGVVTIRPARQQDFQGLVDTIRDVTAEETYVVAESIAEQLLYEETVTRHNQIKSRVFFIAAIDDEVVGWTHLDLPQLAKVQETAQQTVGVKEEYHGHGIGSQLLQRGLDWAEANGYRKVYNSIPMTNDRAMEFLGAHGWETEAIRRDHYTIDGEYVDEVMMAYRF
- the yciH gene encoding stress response translation initiation inhibitor YciH — translated: MTKDTRSNITGLPDDLGIGDDLTRSQQRVSIHVDTRRYGKPMTVVEGLDLPRGELESLASTLKRRLAVGGTISDAGTIELQGEHSDRLEAALREEGFDVLT
- a CDS encoding GNAT family N-acetyltransferase; translation: MDIREATTADTDGIREVAHDSLVASYGHALDETLIESSVEEWYGDDELTAELDDDNTLFLVCDDSGDIVAFSQSYLRGKGDVTGQISWLHVHPEHRDRGIGARLLTRTEEGLVDHGAARLTGKVLELNELGADFYEHHGYEEVDSRRIDLGSEQYDERVFEKFLGTEDEVAAPLDPRTVDSRTVYVAFDESDRGSQAPFYVSYVDEERANRYGYFCGNCESFEVSMDSMGRVICNNCGNKRRPSRWDSAYL